In Leptolyngbya sp. NIES-2104, the genomic window GTCAGCAAGGTGGAGAGATTTATACAGAAACGCCTTGTCGGACTATTGAGAGAGTCCGCTGTCCTGATGTTGCTTACCTTTCGCCTGATTTGGTTGCTCAACATGGTAATTTCAAGGTTCTGCCTCATAGCTTTCTGCTAATTGCTGAAATTATTTCTCCAACCGACAAAGCAGAGGAAGTTTTTACGAAAGTTCGCGAGTACTTAGCTTCTCAGTGTCAAGAAGTTTGGCTGGTGTTTCCAGAAAGCCAGTATGTTTTGGTGATTACGGCTGAGAATCAAGTCCTCAAAACGTTAGGTGAAACAGTCAGTACTCAAAAGGTATTGCAAGGATTTAGTGTTTCTGTTGATAACTTACTAGCGTGAGCTATTCTATTAATTTGGAAAAATCAGGATTGGACTATGAGCGATCGCTTACAAACGATTCGAGACAGTTGGGCAAATCAACACGCCCAAGCTTATCAAGCACAAGAGACTGAGGTTCAATCGTTTCAGGCGAATCCGGCGATGAGTTTGGATCTGAGTGATGAAAAAGTGC contains:
- a CDS encoding Uma2 family endonuclease → MSIAIAPPISLEAFLEDPIDHTEWIDGQLIEKQDMNARTGRIQARLARYWGNYQESSQQGGEIYTETPCRTIERVRCPDVAYLSPDLVAQHGNFKVLPHSFLLIAEIISPTDKAEEVFTKVREYLASQCQEVWLVFPESQYVLVITAENQVLKTLGETVSTQKVLQGFSVSVDNLLA